One genomic window of Hymenobacter sp. J193 includes the following:
- a CDS encoding DUF3817 domain-containing protein — translation MFKSPIGRLRLLALAEGISLLLLVGVAVPLKHFYGNPALVRALGPVHGLLFLLFVLNTLRVGVEYRWRFATTTWKVLLACLVPFGTFYVDYKILAPLQKQMR, via the coding sequence ATGTTCAAATCACCTATTGGCCGCCTGCGCCTGCTGGCATTGGCCGAAGGCATTTCGCTGCTGCTGCTCGTCGGGGTGGCCGTGCCCCTGAAACACTTTTACGGCAACCCGGCACTGGTGCGCGCCCTCGGGCCGGTGCATGGGCTGCTGTTTCTGCTTTTCGTGCTTAACACCCTGCGCGTGGGCGTGGAGTACCGCTGGCGCTTCGCCACTACCACCTGGAAAGTGCTGCTGGCCTGCCTCGTGCCCTTCGGCACCTTCTACGTGGACTACAAAATCCTGGCCCCGCTGCAAAAGCAGATGAGGTAG
- a CDS encoding response regulator — translation MAAISCTLLVDDDETTNYLNQTLLRRMAITDTVLVATNGQEALDLLHTHCAPVASPTCPALILLDMKMPRMNGMEFLQAYTRRPPTDNPAVVIIMLTTSLNPNDVASMQNLPIAGYLTKPLTREKVDQILHEHFPAGPEPLS, via the coding sequence ATGGCTGCCATTTCCTGTACCCTGCTCGTCGACGACGACGAGACGACCAACTACCTGAACCAGACGCTGCTCCGGCGCATGGCCATTACCGACACGGTGCTGGTGGCCACCAACGGCCAGGAGGCTCTGGACCTGCTGCACACGCACTGCGCGCCGGTGGCCTCGCCCACCTGTCCGGCCCTGATTCTGCTGGACATGAAGATGCCCCGTATGAACGGTATGGAGTTTCTGCAGGCTTACACCCGGCGCCCGCCCACCGACAACCCGGCCGTGGTTATCATCATGCTTACTACGTCGCTCAACCCCAACGACGTGGCCAGCATGCAGAACCTGCCCATTGCCGGCTACCTCACCAAGCCCCTGACCCGGGAAAAAGTCGACCAGATTCTGCACGAGCATTTCCCCGCTGGCCCGGAGCCACTCAGCTAA